The following are encoded together in the bacterium genome:
- a CDS encoding YfiR family protein, whose protein sequence is MFNSASNQRLSTKVMGLLLPAALVALLSLIRVTESRDPGVPVPLQFTMYCKALMFDRALTTRCGDDLVIGVLYQPRYRASYDVMEELREAHALSGIDSIRTLPVKFVAINAERSEWQKVALDSAADVLIVAPLRGMDMEQIARFAYEHGTLTVSTEPSYVEGGLALGLRLLGGRPKFLINLPVARAQGVDFSAQLLELAEVIQ, encoded by the coding sequence GTGTTCAACTCAGCTTCTAATCAGCGCCTGAGCACGAAAGTCATGGGGTTGCTGTTGCCAGCCGCGCTGGTTGCGTTGCTGTCGCTGATACGCGTCACCGAGAGCCGCGACCCAGGTGTGCCGGTTCCGCTGCAATTCACTATGTACTGCAAAGCCCTTATGTTTGACCGCGCACTTACGACTCGCTGCGGTGATGACCTTGTGATCGGCGTGTTGTATCAGCCGCGCTATCGCGCTTCCTATGATGTGATGGAAGAATTGCGCGAAGCGCACGCGCTTTCCGGTATTGATTCAATTCGCACGCTTCCGGTGAAGTTCGTGGCCATTAACGCTGAGCGTTCGGAGTGGCAGAAAGTCGCGCTGGACTCCGCGGCGGATGTGCTAATCGTGGCGCCACTGCGCGGTATGGACATGGAACAAATCGCCCGGTTCGCCTACGAACATGGGACCCTGACTGTCTCTACCGAACCCTCGTATGTCGAAGGCGGACTTGCGCTCGGGCTGCGACTGCTCGGCGGGCGGCCCAAGTTCCTCATCAACCTTCCAGTGGCGCGAGCGCAAGGCGTGGACTTCAGCGCGCAGTTGCTGGAATTGGCTGAGGTGATTCAGTGA
- a CDS encoding TonB-dependent receptor, translating into MTLNIHILLRWIVLAAALGQHDYARASDLESLSLDSLMGIHVTAVSKHDQTTLEAPASVTVITSAEIEQYGWQTLEEALNSVRGFYVTDDLNYTSIGMRGYQRPSDYSNRLLMLLNGQALNENTQGMAPLGSIFALDLQVIDRIEIARGPGSSLYGTNAMFAVVNVVTKDASTKEGVTVGGTVGTPRGAASNLYFAKRLPGEWSVALGAMVCDQRGDDVYLEPYDDPETNNGVVKGLDWERRQGLFLSSSRGRLRMQGYYTQRWKGIPTASWSTVFNDSRSKSWDMYGGGQVEYSRTVHRKMDVIGRAYYNTFRYDGVYPYEPESPDNVDYQREKRAGVEVRSEWSPVSYERLITGVEFVRHMQNDYYSSTSEEVFSNESHPYHDFSAFVQNEYQFSSKAMLTAGLRQSWYSLGWKALVPRTALVYLPGRKSAIKLLYGQAYRTPTVLEAYYWYPEQAKANPDLTPERLNSLELCLEQRLIENLFGTISIYGFHVNNLISSAIDDDDGLVVFRNEGEIAGEGIEGELTYRRGHGISGFLSYSYQHTVEEPNAIRITNSPYSLLKAGVGIPFARRFRIAADGQAESSRRTLLNDETPAFGVLNLAFTMQTWQSRLLCTAFVRNAFDTSYFHAGSWDNLKPTSAENLDMIPQRGRQAGLRVQLSF; encoded by the coding sequence ATGACCCTGAATATTCATATACTCCTGCGATGGATTGTCCTGGCGGCCGCGCTGGGGCAGCACGACTATGCTCGAGCGTCTGACCTCGAGTCGCTGTCGCTGGACTCATTGATGGGGATCCATGTTACGGCCGTTTCCAAGCACGATCAAACCACGCTTGAAGCGCCGGCGTCGGTTACGGTCATTACGTCCGCGGAAATTGAGCAATACGGCTGGCAGACGCTTGAGGAGGCGCTGAATTCCGTGCGCGGCTTCTACGTCACGGACGATTTGAATTACACGTCCATCGGCATGCGCGGCTATCAACGGCCCAGCGACTACAGCAACCGACTGCTCATGCTGCTCAACGGGCAAGCACTGAACGAGAATACGCAGGGGATGGCGCCCTTGGGATCCATATTCGCGCTTGACCTGCAGGTCATTGACCGAATCGAAATCGCGCGCGGCCCGGGCTCTTCGCTGTACGGCACAAACGCGATGTTCGCCGTTGTTAACGTGGTGACGAAAGACGCCTCGACGAAGGAAGGCGTCACGGTGGGCGGCACTGTCGGCACACCGCGCGGCGCGGCTTCAAACCTATACTTTGCCAAACGGCTGCCGGGCGAGTGGAGTGTCGCGCTGGGAGCGATGGTCTGCGATCAACGCGGCGACGACGTCTACCTGGAACCCTACGACGATCCGGAGACGAACAACGGAGTTGTGAAAGGCCTGGATTGGGAGCGGCGGCAGGGCCTGTTCTTAAGCTCGTCCCGCGGGCGACTGCGCATGCAGGGTTACTACACACAGCGGTGGAAGGGGATCCCAACGGCGAGCTGGAGTACCGTCTTCAATGACTCGCGGAGCAAATCGTGGGATATGTACGGCGGCGGTCAGGTCGAGTATTCGCGCACTGTTCACCGCAAAATGGACGTGATCGGGAGGGCGTACTACAACACCTTCCGGTACGACGGCGTGTATCCGTATGAACCGGAGTCGCCCGACAATGTCGACTATCAGCGCGAGAAGCGCGCCGGGGTCGAAGTTCGCAGCGAATGGAGCCCGGTATCCTACGAGCGGTTGATCACCGGTGTAGAGTTCGTACGCCACATGCAGAACGACTACTACTCCTCGACATCAGAGGAGGTTTTCAGCAATGAATCACACCCTTATCACGACTTCTCGGCGTTCGTTCAGAACGAGTACCAGTTCAGTTCGAAGGCGATGCTCACCGCCGGGTTGCGGCAATCGTGGTATTCGCTCGGCTGGAAAGCCCTCGTACCGCGCACGGCCTTGGTGTATCTCCCCGGACGAAAGTCCGCAATCAAGCTGCTTTACGGGCAAGCGTACCGCACGCCTACGGTACTCGAAGCCTACTACTGGTATCCTGAGCAGGCAAAGGCCAATCCTGATCTCACCCCTGAACGGCTAAATTCATTGGAACTGTGCCTCGAACAGCGGTTGATCGAGAATCTATTTGGTACCATCTCGATATATGGCTTCCATGTGAACAACCTGATCAGCTCCGCCATTGATGACGACGACGGACTGGTCGTGTTCCGCAATGAAGGCGAAATCGCGGGCGAGGGCATCGAAGGTGAACTTACCTACCGCCGCGGACATGGGATCAGCGGCTTTCTGAGCTATAGCTACCAGCATACAGTTGAAGAGCCCAACGCGATCCGCATCACGAATTCACCGTACTCTCTACTCAAGGCGGGAGTTGGAATTCCCTTTGCCCGACGGTTCCGCATTGCCGCGGACGGGCAAGCTGAGTCCTCCCGACGCACGCTGCTCAATGACGAAACCCCGGCGTTTGGCGTATTGAATCTGGCGTTTACCATGCAAACCTGGCAATCCCGTTTGCTGTGCACCGCGTTCGTTCGCAACGCTTTTGACACGTCCTACTTTCATGCGGGAAGTTGGGATAATCTGAAGCCCACTTCCGCCGAGAATCTGGACATGATTCCGCAACGTGGAAGGCAGGCAGGTCTGCGTGTTCAACTCAGCTTCTAA
- a CDS encoding efflux RND transporter permease subunit yields MFERIIRFSLEKRFIVALASLVVLAVGVYVSRDLPVDVFPDLTASTVTILADAHGMAPEEVETLVAFPIETAMNGAAGVRRVRSSLSTGMAIIWVEFEWGTEIFQARQIVAEKLQSVAELLPPGMPAPFLAPVSSLMGEIMLIGVASDSLLPMELRSFADNVLRRRLLAVSGVSQVAAIGGELKQYQVLARPERLSAYRISLDELKAAVAQANLNSTGGFYATGGTEYLIRGIGRVEGLDDLRRAVVSVHDGHPVLVEHVADVVIGAATSLGTASVNGVDAVILSVQKQPTANTLELTQRIEQMVAELQAAAPGHVVINTHVFRQADFIEVSIHNVIEALRDGAILVVFILLLFLANLRTTFISLISIPLSLILAILAMRWLGMTINTMTLGGMAIAVGVLVDDAIIYVENVYRRLREDQSLPLGQQKPALTVIFAASNEIRQPMVVATFIIVAVFAPLFFMSGIEGRLLLPLGFAFVISVFASLLVAVTIVPALSLYLLPRMKPKSGSHDTWLVRQLKAAYEPTLNWSLRRANWVVAAAMLMIVATIVVYNGLGRSFLPEFNEGSATIVAVTPPGTSLQESTDIGRLIESRLMKHPAAESVARRTGRGELDEHTFGSNQSEFEVKLRREGFKKEQTFEEMREMLSDIPGTFISVGQPLTHRIDHMLSGTQAALAVKIFGSNLYELRTIAQRIKAEMQDIDGIVDLSVEPQVDVPQLRVKMDREAMAVYGVRVADLAENVETAFNGETVGQVLEGQLPFDLVVRFPQDARDTDEAIRSSLFATPAGPQVPLQELARIEQSSGPNSISRENVSRKIVVQANITGRDIASVVADVRQRVNANVDLPEGYFVSYGGQFESAEAASQIIMLLSALSIGAILLLLFMEFGTFRDALLVMVNLPLALIGGVFAVHFTSGIVSVAALVGFVTLFGIAARNGILMIAHFHDLIDEQGLGAREAIVRGSLERMNPILMTAMCAGLALLPLALGGGQPGKEIQTPMAIVILGGLLTSTALNMVVLPALYLKYGHKRNTETATAVD; encoded by the coding sequence ATGTTTGAGAGGATCATACGCTTCTCGTTGGAGAAGCGGTTTATCGTCGCGTTGGCCTCGCTGGTCGTGCTTGCCGTTGGCGTTTACGTGAGTAGGGATCTGCCGGTAGACGTGTTCCCCGACTTAACGGCGTCAACTGTGACCATTCTGGCTGACGCGCACGGCATGGCGCCGGAAGAGGTCGAGACGCTGGTCGCCTTCCCGATTGAAACTGCGATGAACGGTGCGGCCGGTGTCCGACGCGTGCGTTCGTCGCTGTCCACCGGCATGGCCATCATCTGGGTTGAGTTTGAATGGGGAACGGAGATATTTCAGGCGCGGCAGATCGTTGCCGAAAAGCTGCAATCGGTGGCCGAACTACTTCCACCCGGAATGCCCGCCCCGTTTCTCGCGCCAGTATCTTCCCTGATGGGCGAGATAATGCTGATCGGCGTGGCCAGCGACTCCCTGCTACCAATGGAGTTGCGTTCCTTTGCCGACAACGTACTCCGGCGAAGGCTATTGGCCGTCTCCGGCGTCTCACAGGTCGCCGCGATTGGAGGCGAGCTGAAGCAGTACCAGGTGCTGGCCCGGCCTGAACGCCTTTCGGCCTATCGCATCAGCCTCGATGAACTCAAGGCCGCCGTGGCACAGGCCAACCTGAATTCTACCGGCGGATTCTACGCAACCGGGGGCACCGAGTATCTTATCCGCGGTATTGGCCGGGTCGAGGGCCTCGATGACTTGCGGCGGGCAGTGGTGTCGGTGCACGATGGCCATCCTGTGCTTGTTGAGCATGTGGCGGATGTTGTCATAGGTGCCGCAACGTCGTTAGGTACGGCGTCCGTCAACGGCGTTGACGCGGTCATTCTGTCGGTGCAGAAGCAGCCGACCGCAAACACACTTGAACTGACACAGCGTATCGAACAGATGGTCGCGGAGCTGCAGGCCGCGGCGCCGGGTCATGTTGTGATAAACACCCATGTCTTCCGCCAGGCGGACTTCATCGAGGTCAGCATTCACAACGTGATCGAAGCGCTGCGGGACGGCGCAATCCTGGTTGTGTTTATCCTGCTGCTTTTTCTGGCGAATCTCCGGACGACATTCATCAGCTTAATCTCAATTCCCCTGTCGCTCATTCTGGCGATACTGGCGATGCGCTGGTTGGGGATGACGATCAACACCATGACTCTGGGCGGCATGGCGATTGCGGTAGGAGTGCTCGTTGACGACGCTATTATCTACGTCGAAAATGTGTACAGGAGGCTGCGGGAGGATCAAAGTCTGCCACTTGGACAACAGAAGCCTGCGCTGACGGTGATTTTTGCGGCTTCAAACGAAATTCGGCAGCCGATGGTGGTCGCTACTTTCATCATCGTCGCAGTTTTCGCACCGCTGTTTTTCATGTCCGGCATCGAAGGGCGGCTGCTGCTCCCACTCGGATTTGCCTTTGTGATCTCAGTTTTTGCTTCGCTGCTCGTGGCGGTGACGATTGTTCCGGCGTTGAGTCTGTACCTGCTGCCGCGCATGAAGCCCAAATCAGGGTCGCATGACACATGGCTCGTGCGACAGCTTAAGGCCGCGTATGAGCCGACGCTCAACTGGTCGCTGCGGCGGGCCAATTGGGTTGTGGCCGCTGCCATGCTAATGATCGTCGCGACGATTGTTGTGTACAACGGGCTGGGACGGTCGTTTCTGCCTGAATTTAACGAAGGCTCGGCAACGATCGTGGCTGTGACTCCGCCTGGAACATCGCTGCAAGAATCAACGGACATCGGGAGATTGATCGAAAGTCGGCTCATGAAGCACCCGGCTGCTGAGTCCGTGGCGCGCAGAACCGGACGGGGTGAGCTTGATGAACACACGTTCGGGAGTAATCAGAGCGAGTTTGAAGTCAAACTGCGACGCGAGGGTTTTAAAAAAGAACAGACCTTCGAGGAGATGCGCGAAATGCTAAGCGACATTCCGGGAACGTTTATCAGTGTCGGACAGCCGTTGACGCATCGCATTGATCACATGCTCTCGGGAACTCAGGCAGCGTTAGCCGTGAAGATATTCGGCAGCAATCTCTATGAATTGCGCACAATTGCCCAGCGGATAAAGGCCGAGATGCAGGACATTGACGGCATCGTTGACCTGTCGGTGGAGCCGCAAGTTGATGTGCCGCAACTGCGCGTGAAGATGGACCGCGAGGCCATGGCTGTGTACGGCGTGCGCGTAGCGGATCTGGCTGAGAATGTGGAAACTGCATTCAACGGCGAGACGGTCGGACAGGTGCTCGAGGGGCAACTACCGTTTGATTTGGTCGTGCGCTTTCCGCAGGATGCGCGTGATACAGATGAGGCGATCCGCAGCAGCTTGTTTGCAACACCTGCGGGCCCGCAAGTGCCGCTGCAAGAACTCGCGCGTATCGAGCAGAGCAGCGGCCCAAATTCTATCAGCCGCGAAAACGTCAGCCGGAAGATCGTCGTTCAGGCAAACATTACCGGTCGCGATATCGCGAGCGTCGTGGCAGACGTTCGGCAGCGCGTTAACGCAAATGTTGACCTTCCTGAAGGGTACTTTGTGTCGTATGGAGGTCAGTTTGAAAGCGCCGAGGCCGCCAGCCAGATCATCATGCTGCTGTCGGCCTTGTCAATCGGAGCGATCTTGCTGTTGCTGTTCATGGAATTCGGCACGTTCCGAGACGCACTGTTGGTGATGGTTAACTTGCCGCTCGCGCTGATCGGCGGTGTATTTGCCGTGCACTTCACGAGTGGTATCGTGTCCGTGGCCGCACTTGTGGGTTTTGTGACGTTATTTGGTATCGCTGCGCGTAATGGAATTCTGATGATCGCGCATTTCCATGATTTGATTGACGAACAGGGGCTCGGCGCCCGCGAGGCCATCGTCCGCGGCAGTCTGGAGCGAATGAACCCGATTCTTATGACGGCGATGTGCGCTGGTCTGGCACTGCTGCCGCTGGCGCTGGGCGGCGGGCAACCGGGTAAAGAGATCCAGACGCCGATGGCTATCGTGATTCTTGGTGGCCTGCTAACTTCCACGGCGCTCAACATGGTCGTACTGCCCGCGCTGTACTTGAAATACGGCCACAAGCGCAACACAGAAACGGCGACGGCCGTGGATTAA